The Allorhodopirellula heiligendammensis genome includes a window with the following:
- a CDS encoding YdjY domain-containing protein produces MHNPEFTIPSAAYRGVLVCLAICFCSAFVTGCQPQPEPPSPAPETAPAAVEPAATAPPEVSNPPQADASAPPPRPTAADTVEQPQTAPKETLRLQPPPAREKNDAPSTPSNGTIDIESPAEQAADTTESPNAGDTMEEDDYEIDPEILAHIKAQERAIRRIADTYAAPPGAKQLGKQADLWVDMKAKRVYIDGYVAMRRGPLEMFACPVGTKEHESVVAVFAKSSEVHAALLAIGAQSGTPVRWNPEFLPPTGQTITVWATWRSPEPSSVPEKADEEEPSNAEVEFVPGEEFHAVDAREWVRNMKTKTQLDEPWVFAGSTFWSDPEDNVEHYSADAGDMICVSNFSSAMLDVPFNSSADAGNLLFEPFSENIPERGTPVRLVLVPQSIPSDEPPAALPVDPTTPPDKSMLPIANHAAPKAADAKE; encoded by the coding sequence ATGCACAATCCAGAATTCACAATCCCTTCCGCTGCGTACCGCGGGGTGCTCGTTTGCCTGGCGATCTGCTTCTGCAGTGCGTTTGTTACCGGTTGCCAGCCCCAGCCTGAACCGCCTTCGCCGGCACCTGAAACGGCGCCTGCCGCCGTGGAACCAGCGGCAACGGCTCCTCCCGAGGTCAGCAATCCGCCGCAAGCGGACGCGTCTGCCCCACCCCCCCGACCCACTGCGGCGGACACAGTTGAGCAGCCCCAAACAGCACCGAAAGAGACGCTGCGTTTACAGCCGCCGCCAGCCCGTGAGAAGAACGACGCCCCATCGACTCCTAGCAATGGAACTATCGATATCGAATCGCCTGCCGAGCAAGCTGCCGATACCACCGAATCCCCCAATGCAGGCGACACGATGGAGGAAGATGACTATGAGATCGATCCAGAAATCCTAGCTCACATCAAGGCGCAGGAACGCGCGATTCGACGTATCGCAGACACCTACGCTGCACCTCCAGGGGCCAAGCAACTCGGGAAGCAGGCGGACCTCTGGGTCGACATGAAAGCGAAACGGGTTTACATCGACGGTTACGTCGCGATGCGGCGAGGGCCGCTCGAAATGTTTGCCTGTCCGGTCGGTACGAAGGAGCACGAGTCCGTCGTTGCGGTGTTTGCGAAGAGCAGCGAAGTACATGCAGCGCTGCTCGCCATCGGTGCTCAAAGTGGCACGCCGGTGCGATGGAACCCAGAATTCCTGCCACCGACGGGCCAGACCATTACGGTGTGGGCGACCTGGCGAAGTCCTGAACCTTCATCGGTACCGGAGAAAGCAGACGAGGAGGAACCATCGAATGCAGAAGTCGAATTCGTACCGGGAGAGGAGTTCCATGCAGTCGACGCACGCGAGTGGGTTCGCAACATGAAAACCAAGACTCAGCTTGACGAACCTTGGGTTTTCGCTGGCAGTACGTTTTGGTCGGATCCCGAAGATAATGTCGAGCACTACTCCGCTGACGCCGGTGACATGATTTGCGTTTCTAATTTCAGCTCCGCGATGCTGGACGTGCCGTTCAATAGCAGCGCCGACGCCGGTAATCTGCTGTTCGAACCGTTCAGCGAAAACATTCCCGAACGTGGCACGCCGGTCCGATTGGTGTTGGTCCCCCAGTCGATCCCAAGCGATGAGCCACCGGCAGCGTTGCCGGTCGATCCCACCACACCGCCCGACAAATCGATGCTCCCGATTGCGAATCACGCTGCCCCCAAAGCTGCGGATGCCAAGGAATGA
- a CDS encoding amidohydrolase family protein: MTTNSTAVATLPLDGCDGRELSVRSFDPVPQLKVKSTPLTQAKFPVVNVHTHLFYRLRQNEQALDDFVSEMDRNNIAVCVSLDGKLGSQLDEHLKQLWKRHRDRFVVFANVDWQGDGAEDDPATWACQRPGFAERTAVQLRAAVEQGVSGLKIFKRFGLGYRNPDGSLIEIDDPRWDPIWAACGELGIPVIIHTSDPAAFFEPIDADNERWEELSRHPDWSFYGDGYPSRKQLLDARNRIIARHPQTQFIGAHMANNAEDLATLSQWLDEYPNLWVEPASRISELGRQPYTSRDFFIRYADRIMFGTDGPWPAQRLRYYWRFLESRDEYFPYSEKSPPPQGLWRIYGIHLPDEVLKKIYHENAARLIPGVRERVEKWQQPQP, translated from the coding sequence ATGACAACGAACTCCACGGCGGTCGCTACGCTACCGCTCGATGGTTGCGACGGTCGCGAACTCTCGGTGCGCAGTTTCGATCCTGTGCCGCAGCTCAAGGTCAAGTCCACGCCACTGACGCAGGCGAAGTTCCCTGTCGTGAATGTGCATACGCACCTCTTCTACCGGCTGCGACAAAATGAACAGGCTCTCGATGACTTCGTGAGCGAGATGGATCGCAACAATATTGCGGTCTGTGTTTCGCTCGACGGCAAACTCGGCAGTCAGCTCGACGAACATCTCAAACAACTTTGGAAGCGCCACCGTGATCGCTTCGTGGTCTTCGCCAACGTTGACTGGCAGGGCGACGGAGCGGAGGATGACCCTGCCACTTGGGCGTGCCAACGACCGGGGTTCGCCGAGCGAACCGCAGTTCAGCTGCGAGCCGCAGTCGAGCAAGGCGTTTCTGGATTGAAAATCTTCAAACGCTTCGGACTGGGTTACCGCAATCCCGATGGCTCTCTGATTGAGATTGACGATCCTCGCTGGGATCCAATTTGGGCCGCTTGCGGTGAACTTGGGATTCCCGTCATTATCCATACGAGCGACCCGGCAGCCTTCTTCGAACCCATCGATGCCGACAACGAACGCTGGGAGGAATTGTCGCGGCATCCCGATTGGAGCTTTTATGGCGACGGGTACCCATCACGCAAACAGTTGCTCGACGCCCGCAACCGGATCATTGCCAGGCATCCTCAGACGCAGTTCATCGGCGCTCACATGGCCAATAATGCCGAGGATCTGGCGACCCTGTCGCAGTGGCTCGACGAGTACCCGAACCTGTGGGTCGAACCCGCCTCACGGATCAGCGAATTGGGACGGCAGCCCTACACGTCCCGTGACTTCTTTATCCGCTACGCCGATCGGATTATGTTCGGTACCGATGGGCCCTGGCCTGCACAGCGACTGCGGTACTACTGGCGATTCCTGGAGAGTCGGGACGAGTATTTTCCGTACAGCGAGAAATCGCCGCCACCGCAAGGATTATGGCGGATCTATGGCATCCACCTGCCCGACGAAGTCTTAAAAAAAATCTATCACGAGAACGCCGCTCGGCTGATCCCAGGCGTCCGTGAGCGAGTGGAAAAATGGCAGCAACCTCAACCTTGA
- a CDS encoding YggS family pyridoxal phosphate-dependent enzyme, translating into MAELIESKQLPCSAADARQRIAENWQRVCLNVAEATAAAGRQVDEVHIVGVSKYVDALITSWLVDAGCRDLGENRPQLLDQKATWFAEHRPDVATEIQWHQIGHLQRNKVRRLLTVKPLVHSIDSERLLDEVLAEARRQETSVDVLIEVNVSGDQAKTGLPPTELPGLVERFFARPDRSSSSHGVQIVGLMGMAGWGTDPHQARPQFSRLRELRDSLVDQTDVDFPELSMGMSGDYAAAIAEGATLVRIGSSLFEGLL; encoded by the coding sequence ATGGCGGAACTCATTGAGAGCAAGCAGCTACCCTGTTCGGCAGCGGATGCTAGGCAACGCATCGCCGAGAACTGGCAACGGGTCTGCCTGAATGTTGCGGAGGCGACTGCCGCGGCCGGACGCCAAGTAGACGAGGTCCACATCGTGGGCGTTTCAAAGTATGTCGACGCTCTGATCACAAGTTGGCTCGTCGATGCCGGTTGCCGCGATCTGGGCGAGAATCGCCCTCAATTGCTCGATCAAAAGGCGACGTGGTTTGCGGAGCACCGCCCCGACGTCGCTACCGAAATCCAATGGCATCAGATCGGTCATCTGCAGCGAAACAAAGTGCGGCGGCTACTGACCGTCAAGCCGCTGGTGCACTCGATCGATAGCGAACGACTGCTCGATGAGGTTCTCGCCGAAGCCCGGCGGCAGGAAACATCGGTTGACGTGCTGATCGAAGTGAATGTCAGCGGCGATCAGGCAAAGACGGGTTTGCCTCCAACGGAATTACCGGGATTGGTGGAGCGTTTTTTTGCGAGGCCTGATCGCTCCTCGTCATCGCATGGTGTTCAGATTGTGGGGTTGATGGGCATGGCAGGCTGGGGCACCGACCCGCACCAGGCCAGACCCCAATTTTCACGTTTACGAGAACTACGCGATTCGCTGGTGGATCAAACCGATGTTGATTTCCCTGAACTCTCCATGGGCATGAGCGGTGACTACGCCGCGGCAATCGCCGAAGGGGCTACCCTGGTTCGTATCGGTTCAAGCCTGTTTGAGGGTTTGCTTTAG
- a CDS encoding zinc ribbon domain-containing protein: MNLTRTRERGDFYCPTCSASRTYRLRSRRPFLTLYFIPTVPIGGAETFVHCDGCRSSWDETVLEMDQATHEQVREDQFRDEAIRATVLMTLVDDTITEPEIQSLQMIADTLFDRPLDREELGRLSSIARQSGIKASNYVLSVSKRWTPQQRMLALQGMFLAATAGEEDLSDEKLGTLKVMRDLLELTAAEYEAAIDDALQYEFV; the protein is encoded by the coding sequence ATGAATCTGACTCGCACGCGGGAGCGTGGGGATTTTTATTGTCCCACCTGTAGTGCTTCTCGGACCTATCGATTGCGGTCTCGGCGTCCTTTTCTGACGCTGTATTTTATCCCGACGGTCCCAATCGGCGGTGCAGAGACCTTCGTGCATTGTGATGGATGTCGGTCGAGCTGGGATGAGACGGTACTCGAAATGGACCAGGCGACGCACGAGCAGGTCCGCGAAGATCAATTTCGTGATGAGGCGATTCGGGCAACCGTCTTGATGACCCTCGTCGATGACACCATCACCGAACCCGAGATCCAATCTCTTCAAATGATTGCGGATACCCTGTTTGATCGGCCACTGGACAGGGAGGAACTCGGACGGTTGTCATCAATTGCCCGACAATCCGGCATCAAAGCGAGTAACTACGTGCTGAGCGTCTCCAAACGATGGACGCCGCAGCAGCGGATGTTGGCCCTCCAGGGCATGTTTTTGGCAGCCACCGCAGGTGAAGAAGATCTGTCTGACGAAAAGCTAGGGACGCTTAAAGTCATGCGTGATCTGCTCGAACTCACCGCTGCCGAATATGAAGCAGCGATCGACGACGCATTGCAATACGAGTTCGTTTGA
- a CDS encoding MFS transporter yields the protein MENRKKLLLAGILCLIAAGIGFGVRGGLLEVWSGQYGFTMTELGQITGGGLVGFGCVILFAGFLIDTIGYKRLMQIALMCHLISAVMLFFATPVFNASGKEAVYALLYWSMFIFAIGNGICEGVINPLTATLFPEQKTHYLNILHSGWPAGLVIGGLIVFAKPYVPWEILMATFLVPVVIYGFIITFEPFPKTAAEQGAVSYGSMITRLITPFFLILLFAHACVGYVELGTDSWINKITGSILSSAALGTALFIYTSLLMTVLRFFAGPIVHRISSLGLLLCSSLIGAAGLYLISIGTNVYFMFFAATVYAVGKTFLWPTMLGVLGERFPQSATIGMALMGGVGMLSAGALGGPGIGYKQDYYASHELQEVAPETYDRVKAPNENQFLFFPAITGIDGSASAMLADDGKTIENEREIAGEAWTTEKFEEPRKQYDWWQANKSYADVDAGPVAAANLYGSRMALRVTTLVPLTMAACYIILIVFFKKPEHVEEEVVEENEAIGAV from the coding sequence ATGGAAAATCGAAAAAAACTGCTTTTGGCCGGAATTCTCTGCCTCATTGCCGCCGGCATCGGCTTTGGCGTGCGAGGCGGACTTCTTGAAGTCTGGTCGGGCCAATATGGCTTCACGATGACTGAGCTAGGTCAAATCACCGGCGGTGGGTTGGTCGGTTTTGGGTGCGTGATTCTGTTTGCTGGATTTCTGATCGATACGATTGGTTATAAGCGATTGATGCAGATCGCACTGATGTGTCACCTGATTTCGGCGGTGATGCTATTTTTCGCGACCCCGGTGTTCAACGCCAGTGGCAAAGAAGCAGTGTACGCGCTGCTGTATTGGTCCATGTTCATTTTTGCGATCGGTAACGGGATTTGTGAGGGTGTGATCAATCCACTCACTGCGACCCTTTTTCCGGAACAGAAAACTCACTACCTCAATATTTTGCACTCGGGGTGGCCAGCAGGATTGGTGATTGGCGGACTGATTGTATTCGCCAAGCCGTATGTGCCTTGGGAGATCCTGATGGCGACGTTCTTGGTTCCTGTCGTGATCTACGGCTTTATCATCACGTTTGAACCCTTCCCCAAGACAGCGGCCGAACAGGGTGCGGTCTCTTACGGTAGCATGATCACTCGTTTGATCACGCCGTTTTTCCTGATCTTGTTGTTCGCTCACGCTTGCGTCGGTTATGTCGAACTCGGTACCGATAGCTGGATCAACAAGATCACTGGTAGCATTCTCAGCAGTGCGGCCCTGGGAACGGCCTTGTTCATTTACACGTCGTTGCTGATGACGGTATTGCGTTTCTTTGCAGGACCGATTGTCCATCGCATTTCGTCGCTGGGTTTGCTGCTATGCAGTTCATTAATCGGTGCTGCGGGCCTCTATTTGATTAGCATCGGCACGAACGTTTACTTCATGTTCTTTGCTGCGACGGTATACGCCGTCGGCAAGACGTTCCTATGGCCGACCATGCTGGGCGTGCTTGGCGAGCGTTTTCCTCAGAGCGCGACGATCGGAATGGCGCTCATGGGCGGTGTCGGCATGCTCTCCGCAGGTGCTCTTGGCGGGCCTGGGATTGGGTACAAGCAAGACTACTATGCTTCTCATGAGCTGCAGGAAGTTGCCCCGGAGACCTACGATCGGGTGAAAGCTCCGAACGAAAATCAATTTCTGTTTTTCCCTGCGATCACGGGAATCGATGGTTCTGCTTCCGCGATGCTGGCGGATGATGGTAAAACGATCGAGAACGAACGGGAGATTGCTGGCGAAGCGTGGACGACCGAGAAATTTGAGGAACCGCGCAAGCAATACGATTGGTGGCAAGCCAATAAATCTTACGCCGATGTGGATGCCGGGCCAGTGGCCGCAGCAAACCTTTATGGCAGTCGGATGGCACTTCGGGTGACCACGTTGGTGCCGCTGACGATGGCGGCTTGCTATATCATCCTCATTGTATTCTTCAAGAAACCAGAGCACGTCGAAGAAGAAGTCGTCGAGGAAAACGAAGCCATTGGTGCGGTGTGA
- a CDS encoding 3-hydroxyacyl-CoA dehydrogenase family protein, whose product MSDSKEPSATSCHRHVLLVGAGVVGRAIAIDHLRAGIPVWLADRDEEVLRESCDRVLQRCDSVADSASPWGVRLPLPVAHLSPSNFDNGSAELAAAPAALPSWLLIESIAERLDIKQAFFADAESWFQRDAVLTTNTSTLSIASIAANMRCPARLCGFHFFMPVVDRPAAEVIPHTADAASQTGRVGTAPDVIEACCAHSRALGKTPLVVRDSPGFVVNRLLAPYLNLAMNLLCGGVSAATIQRAAQRYGMPISPLELVDLIGPRTAFDGGRVVWSAFPTRMDPSPLLPAMVKAKLAGVAVGEGFYRYDADGNRCDDALASRASSLALKYQHDDLADFPMSDEQQISLVADLFAAVLRLEAIAIERNQVADSETIAAAMRGGLRWHPESRDAEPKTCLTAEHAAQLAIQFPKIKSIQPES is encoded by the coding sequence ATGAGTGATTCCAAGGAGCCATCTGCCACATCGTGTCATCGCCACGTGCTGCTCGTGGGCGCGGGTGTGGTCGGTCGTGCGATCGCAATCGATCACCTCCGCGCGGGCATCCCCGTGTGGCTAGCTGATCGAGACGAGGAGGTGCTCCGTGAAAGTTGCGACCGCGTGTTGCAACGATGTGATAGCGTCGCTGATTCCGCCTCGCCCTGGGGCGTACGATTACCGCTGCCTGTCGCTCACCTGAGTCCATCGAATTTTGACAACGGTTCGGCCGAACTCGCTGCGGCTCCTGCAGCGCTACCGTCATGGTTGCTGATCGAGTCGATCGCCGAGCGGCTCGATATCAAACAGGCGTTCTTTGCCGACGCCGAATCTTGGTTTCAACGCGACGCAGTTTTAACGACGAACACGTCCACGCTGTCGATTGCGTCGATCGCGGCCAATATGCGATGCCCCGCAAGACTTTGCGGATTTCACTTTTTCATGCCGGTCGTCGATCGCCCAGCGGCAGAGGTGATTCCGCATACCGCCGACGCTGCATCGCAGACGGGTCGAGTCGGAACCGCACCAGACGTGATCGAGGCCTGTTGCGCTCATTCACGAGCGCTCGGCAAGACGCCCCTGGTGGTACGAGACTCGCCCGGATTTGTCGTCAATCGTTTGTTGGCACCGTACCTGAACCTAGCGATGAACTTGCTTTGTGGTGGTGTGTCTGCAGCCACCATCCAACGGGCTGCCCAGCGGTATGGGATGCCGATCTCACCGCTAGAACTCGTAGATTTGATCGGGCCGCGGACGGCGTTCGACGGCGGACGTGTGGTCTGGAGCGCGTTCCCCACACGCATGGATCCATCGCCGTTACTGCCTGCAATGGTGAAGGCGAAACTCGCCGGCGTGGCAGTCGGCGAAGGTTTCTATCGCTATGATGCCGACGGCAACCGTTGTGACGATGCTTTAGCGAGTCGTGCGTCGTCGTTGGCGCTAAAATATCAGCATGATGACTTGGCAGACTTTCCCATGTCCGATGAGCAGCAGATCTCCCTCGTCGCGGATTTGTTTGCAGCGGTATTGCGACTCGAAGCGATTGCGATCGAACGAAATCAGGTAGCCGATTCCGAGACCATTGCCGCGGCCATGCGAGGCGGCTTACGATGGCATCCTGAAAGCAGGGACGCTGAGCCAAAGACCTGCCTGACCGCCGAGCACGCGGCGCAGCTGGCGATCCAGTTTCCGAAAATTAAATCGATTCAGCCTGAGAGCTAG
- a CDS encoding ABC transporter permease, translated as MTFLGFVFKGLLRRPFRACLTLMALATAIGSVMAFVGVADGFTESFRNVYASHHVDLVVSRQGSADRLSSSLSDEFPARIAAVEGVGNAAGVLLETLSIEDHQIYGIPAMGVRTDSWLFADYGLTAPEKTPEGDDADTLYLGENLARRMNADVGSEVMLFDEPFHVGGTFQSGSIWENGSLILPLAALQRLTGREGQLTYINVMLAGNVDPGDTKPVVAGIEAIDPKLLALATDEFVETDQRMRLAGSMAWMTSAIALLVGAIGTLNTMMTSVLERTGEIGILRAIGWPTRRVALIIFLESVILAIVATILGGIGAAALLSLLAATDAAGGLLQPSIAWSVWLRGAMIGLGIGVVGALLPAYRATRLHPTEALRHQG; from the coding sequence GTGACATTTCTAGGTTTCGTTTTCAAAGGTCTGCTGCGGCGCCCCTTTCGCGCCTGTCTGACGCTGATGGCACTCGCCACAGCGATCGGGTCGGTGATGGCGTTTGTGGGCGTTGCGGATGGGTTCACGGAATCTTTTCGCAACGTGTATGCGTCCCACCATGTTGATTTGGTGGTCTCCCGCCAGGGTTCCGCCGATCGGCTGAGCAGCTCGTTGTCGGACGAATTTCCGGCTCGGATTGCTGCTGTGGAGGGCGTCGGCAATGCGGCCGGTGTGTTGCTCGAAACGCTGTCGATCGAAGACCATCAAATTTACGGTATCCCCGCCATGGGCGTTCGCACCGATAGTTGGCTGTTCGCCGATTACGGATTGACGGCGCCGGAGAAGACGCCCGAGGGTGATGATGCCGACACGCTGTATCTCGGCGAGAATCTCGCCCGACGGATGAACGCGGACGTCGGTAGTGAAGTCATGCTGTTTGACGAACCCTTTCATGTAGGCGGAACGTTTCAAAGTGGCAGCATTTGGGAAAACGGATCGCTGATCCTGCCCCTCGCGGCGTTGCAACGTCTGACGGGACGTGAGGGACAACTGACCTATATCAACGTGATGCTGGCGGGGAACGTGGATCCAGGCGACACGAAACCGGTGGTTGCCGGTATCGAGGCCATTGATCCAAAACTGCTGGCGCTAGCCACAGATGAATTTGTCGAGACCGACCAGCGGATGCGTTTAGCAGGATCGATGGCCTGGATGACGTCGGCGATCGCGTTGCTCGTCGGGGCGATCGGCACACTCAATACGATGATGACGAGTGTGCTCGAACGGACCGGAGAGATTGGAATCCTGCGGGCGATCGGTTGGCCGACACGCCGGGTTGCCTTGATCATCTTTCTCGAGTCAGTGATCCTGGCGATCGTCGCCACGATTCTGGGCGGGATCGGCGCCGCCGCTCTGCTATCGCTCTTGGCCGCCACTGACGCTGCGGGCGGGCTGTTGCAGCCTTCGATTGCGTGGTCGGTATGGCTTCGCGGGGCGATGATTGGATTGGGGATTGGCGTCGTCGGTGCGTTGCTGCCCGCCTATCGGGCCACCCGGTTGCATCCCACCGAGGCGCTCCGGCATCAAGGTTAG
- a CDS encoding DUF350 domain-containing protein translates to MNFLAQTAQNTAEDVQHVVVSPARDMGLDLLLEHLIAASVFSMMGVIVFIGCLILTEKLTPFSIIHEIGEEHNLAVSIVVAAIVLGMSMIIAAAIQG, encoded by the coding sequence ATGAATTTTCTCGCACAGACTGCCCAAAACACTGCTGAGGACGTCCAGCACGTGGTTGTTTCACCCGCCCGCGACATGGGCCTAGACTTATTGCTCGAACACCTGATCGCGGCCAGTGTGTTTTCAATGATGGGCGTCATTGTGTTCATCGGGTGCTTGATCCTTACGGAAAAACTCACACCCTTTTCAATCATTCATGAAATTGGCGAAGAGCATAACCTGGCGGTGTCGATCGTTGTCGCGGCGATTGTGTTGGGCATGTCGATGATCATCGCGGCCGCTATACAAGGTTAA
- a CDS encoding polyamine aminopropyltransferase — protein MIDRAPLGLLYVNVLIIATCGLVYELVAGTLASYLLGDSVTQFSLIIGVYLSALGVGAWLSQYLEQRLARTFIEIELALALIGGFSTPLLFLAFPLVDWFQTLLYSSVLLIGILVGLELPLLMRILKEHLDFSELVSRVLAFDYLGALFASVLFPIFLVPRLGLTRTAILFGLLNAAVGLWGTYLLRPLLPARGLEGLRGRAVLVIGLLIVGFIKADSLTTLAEENTLGGQIIYADTSPYQRIAVTQDGRGFQLYLNGHLQFNSVDEYRYHEALVHPLMGVCPDAKRILVLGGGDGLAVRELLRYPNIESITLVDLDPAMTRLATQFEPLAMLNERSLSDPKVAVINQDAFVWAKDRLEPLAADTSDSPDAKFDAVVIDFPDPSSYSVGKLYTTYFYRALKRHLAPDAGVAIQCTSPLVAPKSYWCILQTLRQSGFDVSPYHASVPTFGVWGFALARPLPTDSRGTERVSSGGDWQLPPRLNPRLSGLKFLNDAAMRGLFDLPADQQTREVSTNRLNDQILVRLYDEEWGGRN, from the coding sequence TTGATCGACCGCGCCCCACTCGGCCTGCTCTACGTCAACGTTCTGATCATTGCCACCTGTGGGCTGGTGTATGAACTCGTCGCCGGCACGCTGGCGAGCTATCTGCTTGGCGACTCAGTAACACAGTTCTCGCTGATCATCGGCGTCTATCTCTCGGCTCTGGGTGTCGGTGCCTGGCTATCACAGTACCTGGAGCAAAGGTTAGCGAGAACCTTCATCGAGATTGAACTGGCGCTCGCGCTTATCGGTGGATTTTCGACGCCCTTGCTGTTCCTTGCCTTCCCACTGGTGGACTGGTTTCAAACATTGCTCTACAGCAGCGTGTTGTTGATCGGGATCTTAGTCGGACTCGAGTTGCCGCTACTCATGCGAATCCTAAAAGAGCATCTTGATTTCAGTGAGTTGGTCTCGCGTGTGCTCGCATTTGATTACCTGGGGGCGCTGTTCGCTTCGGTACTCTTTCCCATTTTCTTGGTTCCCAGGCTAGGCTTGACGCGAACGGCGATCTTATTCGGATTGCTCAACGCGGCAGTCGGTTTATGGGGCACTTACCTGCTGCGACCGTTATTACCTGCTCGAGGACTGGAAGGGCTGCGCGGTCGCGCGGTACTGGTCATCGGCCTGTTGATCGTGGGATTCATCAAAGCGGATTCGTTGACGACGCTGGCCGAGGAAAACACCTTGGGTGGCCAGATTATCTACGCCGATACATCGCCTTACCAACGCATTGCGGTGACGCAGGACGGCCGTGGGTTTCAGCTCTATCTCAATGGCCATCTGCAGTTCAACAGTGTCGACGAATATCGTTATCACGAGGCCCTCGTGCATCCTTTGATGGGTGTCTGCCCGGATGCGAAACGAATCCTGGTGCTTGGCGGTGGTGATGGTCTGGCTGTGCGAGAGCTCCTGCGGTATCCCAATATTGAGTCCATCACGCTGGTTGATCTCGACCCAGCAATGACTCGCTTGGCAACCCAGTTCGAGCCCTTGGCGATGCTAAATGAGCGATCCTTGTCGGATCCCAAGGTCGCCGTGATCAATCAAGACGCTTTCGTCTGGGCCAAAGACAGGCTGGAGCCATTGGCAGCGGACACGAGCGACAGTCCCGATGCAAAGTTCGACGCCGTCGTGATCGATTTCCCGGACCCCAGCAGTTACTCGGTGGGAAAACTCTACACCACTTACTTCTATCGAGCGTTGAAGCGGCACTTGGCCCCTGACGCTGGCGTGGCGATCCAGTGCACCTCGCCGCTGGTGGCACCGAAATCATATTGGTGCATCCTCCAGACATTACGGCAGTCTGGATTCGACGTTTCTCCCTACCACGCCAGTGTGCCAACCTTTGGCGTGTGGGGGTTTGCGCTGGCGCGACCGCTGCCGACCGATTCCAGGGGTACCGAGCGGGTTTCGAGTGGTGGTGACTGGCAGTTACCTCCTAGGTTAAACCCGCGTCTTTCCGGATTGAAGTTTCTCAATGACGCGGCGATGCGAGGCCTCTTCGACCTCCCCGCCGACCAACAGACGCGTGAGGTCTCGACCAACCGGCTCAACGATCAAATTCTCGTTCGTTTATACGATGAAGAGTGGGGCGGACGAAACTAA